The DNA sequence ATCTGTGTGCGGTGGTTTCTCTCAGTGTAGATGACCTGaggaaatacagtcaaatgCTTGTCCAAACATAGAAAAACCAAACTTTGTTCTTAAACAGTAAAGGTGAAATGGTACGCTTTACCAGATTAttgtacatgttgtagtacAAGGCCTTTGATTGGGCCTGTTTTGGTTCGGTCTGTTTCGTTTCGGTATATGAGCACTTACTACCAGGAAAATAGTGGCTGTTAAGCAAAGAAATGCATGGGTTTTGACTAAATTATTCGATTTCTTGAATATTGGAAAAGGTTGATAGAATGACGGTATGAAAATCAAAAATACGATTTTTTTAGATTGCATTACTGTTTAccacaaaaaaatcaaaataccAAGGTTCTACTACTACCGGATTGTCATGTTTCACTCCTAGTAAAGAATATGTTCCATATAAATATTCAGTATAAATATAATTACTGGCCTGGATCCCATCATTATGGGTTAGAGTTTTCCTGTCTTCTGCAGCATGCCGGCTCGAAAGATTTCAGTAAATGGCCTGAAAAGACAAGTGATATATAAGGAAATAAAATAGACCTTAATTTTGTATTAAGGCAAATGTATTCCTTTATGGTATTAGTACCCAAGTGAATTATTTGGGCAAGTGCATGTTTGTAGGTGCTGTGGATGACTGTATTTCTTCAGTTTGTAGGACTGAAGTGAAGCATTCTGTGATATTTAGTAATATTTTCTTCCATTGTTCTCTGTTATAACCACATGTTGTAGAGCTTTGGTTTTGTCTTGCTATGGAAGATCATATATTTACTCAATAGATGCTAGTGGAAGATGTTTATATGCTTGGTCTGTTCATCCCTCATGCAGCAAGCAAGCTCGTCTATAAGGGCAGATACATTCTTAACAAATGCATTTGTGAATTTTTTTCATGGTAACAAGACAGTCATCATTATTTTctcaacatatttatttatttttactaatcttaaaatgtgttcattccTATCTGTACTTATAAGGCAtgtttttgaatatgtttttaacttATTTAATATGTATGTAATTTACAGTTTCATCTTTGTACAGTGGTGAAAGGAATTATAGCATTCAAACTTAAATATAGTCTGTTGCAGTGTTATGGTAGTGCACATTCATCCTCATTGTGCCTCCAGGCAAGCCTGCTTGGTTCAATTTAGTGTCCATTGTTTGAAGTGAAATTATTTCTCACACTTCTTTCCAAGTTGTTGCTTCAAGATGCAGGACCAGAGAGAAATGTCTATGGATTCACATATGATCACTTCACATTCGTTTAAAATGACAACGTTTGGGGTTTATTTGTGCCTCCATAGGAGttgtcacacattttcatttatgtCATTTGCGACCAATGGAAATTGATTTCAAAAGATTGGCAAAACACTCCAAATCCTTCCCAGTCCAAGAGAATAATCTGTGCAAGTATCGCTTCAGATTGACCCCAAGATGTTTAGACATAGGAACTGCTACATTAGCCTCTTTCCTTTCCCTGAACCTTCTCAATGTGCCTTGTTACTGTTATTTAGATACCTTACCTCCACTGTAGTTAGTAAACTAATATATTCTATACTCAGACTATAAATATGCCTTAGAATCTGGTGCCAAACTCTTCAGAGACTTTTTACATGTACAAATTTAATTTTATGCTtaataaacaactttttttgtAACATGTGGTGTTATTGTGATCTTTAGTGAACTCATAGCATGTTGGGTTTGAAGACTTCAACACGTATCAGTAACCTGTGTAGATATGCATACAAACTGTTTtgcagcaacacatgcttgtcacaaacaggACTGGGTCACAGGTCagacatgctgacttggttgaagcaTGTTGTCTCCAAGTTGCGTGCATCAAtggccatgctgttgatcactggattgtttggactCAGTTCtttttagctgaaatattggtgagtgcaatataaaaaaaaaacacaaacttcTGATTCACATGTTCTGTTTTGAAATAGGAGTTTTTATGTTCCTTAGATACTGAGCTGAATTATTCAGGTACACTTCAGCAGCTCACAGAATGGTGAATATCAAACCCAGGGGCTTTCCTACTGTGGATGGTATTTAACAAGCAGGTTGTATTGTCCTGATACTATTGCTACATTTTCCACAGCCTGTAGACCATCATGCACACATGTTGGCCAAAACAAACGACTGGTGGTGACACATGGACCTGTGTGCCAATTCGTGGCAGTCTGTAGACCGTCATGTCTGCCCTGATCAAACTACTGGTGGTGACACATGGACCTGTGTGCCTATTGTGGGAAGCTTGTAGACCATCAGACTGGCCCAGTCACACTACTGGTAGTGACACATGGACCTTTGTACCTATTTAGAGCAGCTTGTAGATCATCATGTCAACCTGATCAAACTACTGGTGGTGACACATGGATCTGTGTACCTATTGTGGGCAGCTTGTAGACCATCAGACTGGCCCAGTCAAACTACTGGTGGTGACACATGGACCTGTGTACCTATTGTGGGCAGCTTGTAGATCATCAGACTGGCCCAGTCAAACTACTGGTAGTGACACATGGACCTTTGTACCTATTTAGAGCAGCTTGTAGATCATCATGTCAACCTGATCAAACTACTGGTGGTGACACATGGATCTGTGTACCTATTGTGGGCAGCTTGTAGACCATCAGACTGGCCCAGTCAAACTACTGGTAGTGACACATGGACCTGTGTACCTATTGTGGGCAGCTTGTAGATCATCAGACTGGCCCAGTCAAACTACTGGTAGTGACACATGGACCTTTGTACCTATTTAGAGCAGCTTGTAGATCATCATGTCAACCTGATTAAACTACTGGTGGTGACACATGGATCTGTGTACCTATTGTGGGCAGCTTGTAGACCATCAGACTGGCCCAGTCAAACTACTGGTAGTGACACATGGACCTGTGTGCCTATTGTGAGCAGCTTGTAGACCATCAAGTCTGGCCTGATCAAACAACTATTGGTGACACTTGGACCTGCGTGCCTATTTTGAGCAGCTTGTAGATCATTATGTTGGCCCAGTCAAACTACTGTTGGTGACACATGGACCTGTGTACCTATTTAGAGCAGCATGTAGATCAATATGTCACGACGATCAAAGTACTGGTGAAGacacaggtcacaaatcaggCAATGCAGGGAGATGTTGGTCATAGAAAGTAGATGTCTGGGCTAATCAGCAGCTTCTGCCTGAATCATGTGACATTATTTCTTGTCAGCCCAGAGATTGAAGTATGTCAGTCTGCAGATGTGGTTACTTTAGAATCAGCTGGGGTTGCAAGTGCAAATGTTTAATTACATTATCAGTGTATGTGCACTCCTTGGGCCCGAGAATGAAATGGGCCTTGCACTTTTTCAGTTAACTAGATAACAATGTAGATCTGTAAGTGTGAGTTAAGTCAATGAAATCTGATACCTTAGTTGTGCAAGGTGTATTTATTATACCATTGCTATCAAGTATATTCAAACACTTAAATATGATTgacatttcttttattttctttctttgcgtttcccaaaaaaaaaaagaaaaaaaagtgtATTGCTTTTCtgcatttctttaaaaaaacctgGTTTTCATAACTATACACAATAAAACTGAATTATGCCATTTACACACACTCCTTTGTGCTTAACAAAAACCTTAACATGAAAACAAGTTTATTTTTAACCTTACAATATATACTGTTCCTGTCTGAAACTGAAGCAGTCTCTCTTCACTTCCAAAGGAGGGATTACAGTACTAGTTGCAGTCTATGCAAATCCTTCACATTCTCACGAGTTGACGCCTGTCCTACAGAGATGCAACTAATATTGAGATGTCTGCTTCATCTCTCCTGAGACTTGACATCCCGAGATAACATTTTCTTCTCCACTGATGCATCACTTCATTACAAGAAAAATGGCCTCACTCCAGTTAAATTGACTTTTGTGGATGAACCTACTTCCTCCATATTAACAAATCACTTTATAGACAGACTAACTTTATGTCTGGTTAACTATTTTACGACAAGGAGCTAATtataaaaagaaaagaaattgtaAATCCACAATCAACCTGATGACAACGTAATGTGTTTTATGCCTTTTCATGAATGAATTCATGTTCAAGTTAAAATATCACTGGATAACTGCCACAATACTGAAACTGCCTCCCAAAACAATGAACTTacaaaaattgttcaaaactatttcaaatacaatacagaaTATGGCAAACACTGTTAAACTGGCCAATGAATATTTTACAATAAATTGTCTTTGGAAACAAACTGACAAGTTGTTAGgtaagaaacaaaaacaattttggCATTCACTTTAACCCTGATTACAGAAGATAAACTTACATTTGTATAACTATGTATTTGCAATAATTTGCTTTTATGCTTCAAATTGGGAGCACAGTGTATTGTTAAACATCTCATCAAAAATACTTTGCCAATTTTCTCTATTTCCATGTGAGGCCAGAAAGATCATCATTTTGAGACTGAAATCCCTCATGTCAATCAGATGTCTTTACTGGAATAATGCTCAGTGATGAGAATCTCTTGTAATCcagaaaatgaaacatcccCCCTCCTGTCAAGAGAATCTTCAACACGTTCAACACTCCAACACTTAGAAAGTTTTGATATAAGAAAACAGTTTTCGACCTTCAGGACATAATTGAGTCGGCCACAGAAACATATGAAGTGGCACAAGTCTTAAcatggatatatttgatatgtacACAGGACtgtattatgtaattatttacatatttacatttcataGAAGTCGAATATTCCTCTACTACATAAACTATATAAAACACTGGAATGGTTTCCCTTCTACCAACTGTCCTTGTAGGCCCAACCATCACAATCACCTTTGTCAGGTGTGGTTCCCTTTAGTATTTCCTCATAGTCACTCTTCAGGACACCCTGTTTGAGCAGGCATACTACCATCACACCACCATAGTGCTTTCAATGGGTAGACCACAACTGATGCAGTAGTCATTTGTGGCACATTTGCATAATAGTCAAGTTCAAGGTCACAGGTCATATGTAGCTCTACATCCACTGTATTGTCACCTTTGGAAATTTTGCACTTCTTTGCACCAAATGCCATCCAAATTCTCCTGGAACAAAGAACCCCCTGTAAACAACCCAGGTTTCTTTCACCAAAACTTCTTGAGTGAAAACGCatgcaacacatgcttgtctaACAGTTCAgatgaaaatatattctggtGATCAAAGTTCTACATAGCAGGGACCACAAACTTGAGTTAGACCCTTGAACCGGGCTGTCTACCAATCTTCTTAAACTTCGAGGAAATCTCTGTCCAACTATTGCACAGAATATGTCAAAATATGTCTGTTGGCCAATCAAAAGTTTTTCTCTCTCGTTTGATCATTTTGCTGGTAGCTGTACATATAACTGATTTTCAATTTGCAATAATTTGCTCTGAGTCACTGTGATGAATGATGCAAAGAAGGGTGAAGTCATTTCAATCCTGATGATGAAAATGGTTTGTTGACTTGAATCTTAAGTTCTTCATCATTGTAGAGACTTGTAAAGCTTTTTTTCGCAAGACGAAATAGTCCACAGTTAACAAAGACAaaaggagttgtctcccttgtctcAACACATTCACAAGAAGTCTGAATCTTCCTCCATGCCGAGAGAAGGACTGACTGGTGCTGACATCATCATCGGGTCTCCACTGACGGGTGAGTCTTCTTCCTCAATCAAACTGTTGGTAGGTGTTGATGAAAACATGTCAGACTGGTCCATTTCCTGTTTAGGCTGAAAGTTGACAGCACTGGGAGGTATCATTGTGGTAAGAGACATCATGTCTTCTGTGTAGCCTGTGGAAACTCCATGTGCCTTCATCAACAGCTCAAGTTGCTGGAAGAAGATATACAAGACATTACACACATTGTCAACAACATCCCCTATGAGTTGACCATCAATGACTGTGTGCATTGGTATGTTGCATGATGATGTTGAGCACACAAGATCCCATAAACAATGAAATACCAGCTCAAGTCAAATTTagtgtcacaaaatatattgcatCAATTTAAATTCAGGCCAACCTTATTCATGCATACACATAATCTTCAGACCTGCCAACTCTCAAGCTTTGGCTTGAGACTGGTTTTAATACTCCTGTCTCTATCTCACAACAAACTTGGTTAATATTACAAAAATGCCGAAGCTGtgaatgatttttttcaagaaaaggaAACCATTTTAAGGTATGTGTACTTATCCTCTTAAGCATACACATTTAGACCACTCAAAATAACACAAGTAGGTCTGAGGTTATGAGACAGAGAAGGGGAATATGCAATTTATGGGTTGGCTTCAGGTGGGCTTTGGCTTAAGCTCAGACTTTCCACTAAAGAAATAAAACACAATATCCAgtataaatattaaatatgtgGCCTGTAAAACAATATTACTGATTCCatcaataataaaaacatgtatAGACTGGAGTTTTCATTAAGCAAAATCATTCAACTTGTAATTTCACACATGATGTGTCTCGGGTTGTCTGTGAaggtcaaagggagacaactcacctGTACTTTGAGCATGTATCTTCTGTTGGCTGCCTCCAGCTGTCTGCGCTGGTCTTCCAGCTGACGCACCTTCTCCTGGTCCCGCTTCAACTTGCGAATATATTCCACAGAGGCCTTCAAGATAGACCCTTTGTTCTGTCTCAAGTCTCTGTAAACAGAAGACCAGTCAGGTCACGGGATGCTTGCTTCGTTGTtcaatgtcacactcagcaatgttctaaCTACATGGAggcagtccgtaaataatcgagttttgaccagacaatccagtgatcaatgtcatgagaatcgatctacgtATTTGGGATACGACAACATGTATTCACcaacaacaagcatgagttactgaagaccaattctatcctgGATCCTTAACAAGTAACGACACAAATAGGCACCTAAGCTACCTGAATACAGCAGCATAATAACACAAAATTAGCTGACAAGAGTTCCCTACTGTAATTTGCTAGCACAGGTTCTTGAATATGTAACTGTTTGTGGGCTGCAGCTTCTGCCATCTTTGTGACAGAAGACCTACCAATAAGGTTACTGACACAAGATGACCTTCATTTAGTATGTTTTGTatcaaagaaatatatttattgcttGAAGAAATGGAGTCCATGATAGCTAATGGTTCTTGTATTTTTAACCCATTAACGTATGCAGATGCGCGAGAGTGTATTCAGTGAAGGGGAAACAACTCTGAGACGACTTACGGATCACTTGATCTAGGGAGCATGGTTCCAAGCTCCTTGATCCTGTCATTGATGTTAAACCGCCGCCTTCTTTCGACTGGAAACAacaaaatgatttcattgtCAGGAAATGACTTTAAATACAGAAGAAACATACTGTCTTGCAAATATTACCCCCTCCAAATAAgcatgattttgatgtttttaaatAAGGATGAACATAAGAGAAGAAACAATAAGAACACCATGAAATATTGCAGAAGAGGTAACAGTCACCTGAATTTACACAAGCACAAGAAGCAAAATGTGGCACACTATATATGTACTTACTCATGTTGTGGTTATCTTTCTTCTGGCGCTCCTTATACCAAGCCTTCTCATCATCTTCAGAGATGAAGTTTGGGGCCTGTTCTTTCCGGAACGCTGCTGGGCATGATGACGAGGATTTGGCACTAGCTGAGTCAACTGTGTATGCATTAAGGAGCTGAGATTGAGGCATCTGAAACAAtgaacacatcatcatcatcatcatcatcatcatcatcagggtggtagggtagcctagttgcTAAAGCATTGACCATAACAGAAAAAGAACAGCTTAGTATTGCACTGCTGCATTCAGGAAAGATGTTATTTAAAAGCTGTAATATTGTACAAATATAGACAGCTCATCTTGCCTCTGAACAAGTTATAGACAGACTCAAACATGAAATCTAACAACACTTTACACCATCAGATGATCACTGGTAGTTATGAAACATTCCTTCAAAGCCCTGCAGATGTGCAGTAGTTATCAGATAGTGCTACTTCATTTCTTACAACACTTCTGGTGACAACCTAGCGTTTAGGGTAAGGGTTGCCTGCTATCAgacaatgtgtaaaacattcCTCATCTTATTGATCCTTTTGTACTGTCAAATAAGGTCAGTAGATTGCACGTTTACAATCAGCTGACGATAAATAACAGGTCAAAGTGGTGGGATCACTTGCACTACTTGTGTAGGCATCTGTTATCTGTTTGTTGAAACTTATCTCAGTATCATGTATCTGTGCCAGTATCATAACTGCCACCATTTGTCTCCTTTCAGAACACCAGCTAGGGGAGGTAACCCCCTGATTACTGTCATATCCCACTAGAAATAACTGGGCTATCCAGTAGGCTGCTCTTTCCATCTGGCTATCGGAATGACATCTAGGGGAGGTAACCCCCACTATTACTATCCTGTCCCAATAGTGATAACTGGGCTATCAAATAGGATGTACTGTCAACCTGGCTATCAGGGTGACATCTAGGGGAGACAACCCCACTATTACTATCCTATCCCACTAGCAATAACTCTGGTATCCAATAGGCTGTTCTCTCCATAGGGGTAAGTTCCTAGATCATTCTATCTCTTCGCATTCATCTTTCCCTGATCTAGGCTTCTGTCTGGTGTTGAGTATGACCCATGTTTAGCTGATTACAATAAGAACTATTAACTTTTGTACATGATGGTGATCTAAAGTGTGCATTATTTAGGAACTTACTGTTGATGACAtctgagtaagagatggttcaatGAGAGTAAGGTCACTGTCAAGACAGGCATCCACAGACTCCAGGCTAATGATGTCAGACAGGAAGTTGTCCAcctgaaaaacaacaactgttGCATAAACTATCATaaaaaaattaagaaaataCAACATACACTTGTTTTACAGAACAAATATTATGGTGTTTGGCAATTACTGTTATGAAACTTTGTCTACTGACCTCTGATGTGCTGGTAGCTACACTGCTGAGCCCCATGGACATTGGGCTATCAGGGTCTGCTGCTGGGGCACTCCCTATGAAGCCCAGATCCCCTGGGGCAGAGGTGCTGGACACAGCAGGTAGGGACTGCACAGTCACTGGAACCTGACCCTGGTTCAGGAACATCTGAATCTGTCGCTTCTTGTTCTGCTGCATGTGGTATTTGGTGGGGAACTGTAGATTGGTCTCCACCTGCAACACAGATAAGTCTTGTCACCTCCACAATCGCACTCCGTCCTGGAACATCTGCAGTAGTGTCTACACTCCATTCATCGCTCTATCTGTAGTCTGATAAATCCTTAACTATCAGGTGTGGCTTGACCTAGCACGGCTATTCCagtattcatcatcatcatcatcatcatcatcatcatcatcatcatcatcatcatcatcatcactagaGTGGGAGTCTGAAAGTTGGTTTtaaggaaaagtaaaacatgtcaTCCACTAAAAACTTGGTGTTGGCATTGATCCAGAGAATCTGTATGTTTAAAGCACAAAATACAGCTCACTGTTCCCATCTGTAGTTAACAATTGGAGTTGTGTAACATGGTGAATTTCAAATGAGATAAACGATAGTGGTCACACATGAAAGCCATATTTAAGAATTTCATTCTACAGTAAAATAGCTGTCAGTTGGCATATTTTGTAGTTATTTTGAAACAATCTgccaaagtgcaatattttattcCCAGCATGTAGTCAATATACCAGTGCAAGGCACAGCAAGTGACAATGCGTAACACTGGGATCTAATTCAAGCAGACGCCACCCCTGCTTCCGTCCGCTACTTCCTGCCATTTGAGGGAGCACTGTGGTCAAAGTGATTAATACATTATCACAGAGAAGTGTACAAAGTATAGTACTCATAATACACTGTAACAAAGGTGATAAGGTCAAGGGTATCCAATCAAACATCCAGGAAATCCCTTCACTTTCAGAAGTGAGGGTTTATCAAATGTCTCATCATGGTACACAATCAATGACGGAGGGAAGATGGGAGTACTAATAGTTTCCATTAAACTAGACAACCAGATATCATTATTTTCTATAACATTATTCTATTTATGCgaagtattcatgttattcaaATTTACAATGCAAAGTGAATCTGCATACATGCTCTGACATGGCACGTTTCACTACGACAGTTCGAAGCAGCTGTTGATCAAGTTCTCCATGATGTCTGACATGTAACCCAGAATAGAAATTTCCAGGAAGACTTGCTCTCACTACTCATATCATCAGTACATGCTTGGAGTACAGGAAGTAACATATAAGGTATTTATGAATTCCACATCATAACTAGACAGTTAACTGTTACATTATGCTGCTTTATTTCATCATATGACAAATcttaacaagaagacaaagtcattgaTATCCCCCGCAACAGCATAATACTCTAGACCAAGCTATGTGCCAAGTCTGCTCTGTAAAAGAGAACTCACCCCAATGTCAGTCTATGTCAAACTTGTTGCAATGGAGATGCAAAGAATatattattcagaattccaaaactaccaaaaggcaccagtacaccaccagatctaccTATGTACCaagtatggtgagtgagtgagtttagttttacgccgcacttagcaatattccagctatatggcggcggtctgtaaataatcgagtctggaccagacaatccagtgatcaacaacatgagcatcgatctgcgcaattgggaaccgatgacatgcgtcaaccaagtcagcgagcctgaccacccgatcccgttagtcgcctcttacgacaagctgagtcgccttttatgcaaGTATGGTGAAGAAATAGAGAATGGTTTCAAAGATCTGCTTCGGAAAAGATCACTACCACCAATATCAGtggaagtcaaacttgttgccatggaaatgcaaacaCATTTTACTCAGAAtaccaaaactaccaaaaggcaccagttcgcCACCAGATctgtctatgtgccaagtttggcgaGGAAACGTTGAATGTATTTTAAGtcctgctccagaaaagatacATGTAGAAGGATGGACGGATGCCCGCAGAGTGGAATTTAACCCAACACACAGCTCCCCCGACCACTACGAGTTGCAGGGGATAATTAACTTTCACCCAGACACACCTGTTATGTGCTACAGAAACACACCATACCATATAAGTATATAATGTTTAACAGTTTAAAGGCATCAAATTATTAAACAATTTGGACAAATTCTAATAATTGTCTCTTTGTGGTCTATGAATCTACACAAACATCTGACTTCATTTCTAGAATATATAAATCATGAAATAGATCAATCCTTGAGAAATTAATGTATTTGATGGCCAGGGATATAATTTTTGTTCATAGATTATATTTGTCAGGTAATATCGTCAGTCTTCCTCTGTGCACGCAACAAAAGGCAGATGTCCAACAAGATGAAAGGACAATGTATATTTCAATGCTCTGTGGACAGTGATGACACTGCTGAATACCTACCACTATCACTATTAAATTATTTCACATTTCCCCATAATTCAGGATAACAGCTGTCTACAAAATCTGCCTATATATCCTACACTGATATCAGTAATTCTGACCTTCCACaaacagctgtgatattgctggcaatATATCTGTATATTAGAACTAACAGATCACCAACATATTCCAGTAACTGCTGCTCTGCATGTACTGATCAATGTCGTCAGGCATTAATCAATATAACTAGCCTAAATTTTCCCATTATTTTCCACTATCTGATTTTAATATTATATTGTGCCTACCCTTAAGACTTGTGGCGGTACTTCTGTTGAGTTGACACTGACAGGCGGCATGTCGATTGTCTTTGAGGGGACGCTGGAGGGCTTGAATGAAGATGACAACACCGTCTCTCGCTTCTCCTCCTCGATCAGCTGCTGTCGCATCAGCTGCAGCCGCAGGTTGGTTCGATTGGACATGCTCGCATTCCGGATGTCTGTCACTGGACTGAAATATAACAACAGCTTAAG is a window from the Haliotis asinina isolate JCU_RB_2024 chromosome 9, JCU_Hal_asi_v2, whole genome shotgun sequence genome containing:
- the LOC137295534 gene encoding microphthalmia-associated transcription factor-like isoform X2; amino-acid sequence: MADSGIEIDLGGLLGVDENSSDGAYYELKSKTVSESPVTDIRNASMSNRTNLRLQLMRQQLIEEEKRETVLSSSFKPSSVPSKTIDMPPVSVNSTEVPPQVLRVETNLQFPTKYHMQQNKKRQIQMFLNQGQVPVTVQSLPAVSSTSAPGDLGFIGSAPAADPDSPMSMGLSSVATSTSEVDNFLSDIISLESVDACLDSDLTLIEPSLTQMSSTMPQSQLLNAYTVDSASAKSSSSCPAAFRKEQAPNFISEDDEKAWYKERQKKDNHNMIERRRRFNINDRIKELGTMLPRSSDPDLRQNKGSILKASVEYIRKLKRDQEKVRQLEDQRRQLEAANRRYMLKVQQLELLMKAHGVSTGYTEDMMSLTTMIPPSAVNFQPKQEMDQSDMFSSTPTNSLIEEEDSPVSGDPMMMSAPVSPSLGMEEDSDFL
- the LOC137295534 gene encoding transcription factor E3-like isoform X1; protein product: MVITDDRVQEEEPKSEEEEQEPDVEEAESPQVISSKTEPGTVIVVTKGNSSQSDHLLLRSLLRNRRSPGRIEKIKIIRSPVTDIRNASMSNRTNLRLQLMRQQLIEEEKRETVLSSSFKPSSVPSKTIDMPPVSVNSTEVPPQVLRVETNLQFPTKYHMQQNKKRQIQMFLNQGQVPVTVQSLPAVSSTSAPGDLGFIGSAPAADPDSPMSMGLSSVATSTSEVDNFLSDIISLESVDACLDSDLTLIEPSLTQMSSTMPQSQLLNAYTVDSASAKSSSSCPAAFRKEQAPNFISEDDEKAWYKERQKKDNHNMIERRRRFNINDRIKELGTMLPRSSDPDLRQNKGSILKASVEYIRKLKRDQEKVRQLEDQRRQLEAANRRYMLKVQQLELLMKAHGVSTGYTEDMMSLTTMIPPSAVNFQPKQEMDQSDMFSSTPTNSLIEEEDSPVSGDPMMMSAPVSPSLGMEEDSDFL
- the LOC137295534 gene encoding microphthalmia-associated transcription factor-like isoform X3, encoding MSNRTNLRLQLMRQQLIEEEKRETVLSSSFKPSSVPSKTIDMPPVSVNSTEVPPQVLRVETNLQFPTKYHMQQNKKRQIQMFLNQGQVPVTVQSLPAVSSTSAPGDLGFIGSAPAADPDSPMSMGLSSVATSTSEVDNFLSDIISLESVDACLDSDLTLIEPSLTQMSSTMPQSQLLNAYTVDSASAKSSSSCPAAFRKEQAPNFISEDDEKAWYKERQKKDNHNMIERRRRFNINDRIKELGTMLPRSSDPDLRQNKGSILKASVEYIRKLKRDQEKVRQLEDQRRQLEAANRRYMLKVQQLELLMKAHGVSTGYTEDMMSLTTMIPPSAVNFQPKQEMDQSDMFSSTPTNSLIEEEDSPVSGDPMMMSAPVSPSLGMEEDSDFL